The nucleotide window ACGAGCGTGTACTGGGGGCTGCGAAAGGACGGGTAGTTGCCGAGCATGCTCTGCGCCACCACCGCCGCCGCCACCGACGCCAGCACCACCAGGCCGAAGTAGCGCGCGGTGAACTCGCGCAGGATGACCTCGAGGGCGAAAAAGACGCCGGCGATGGGGGCGTTGAAGGTGGCCGAGATGCCGCCGGCGGCGCCGCACGCCACCAGCAGGCGCATGCGCTGGGCGGGCAGGGAAAGCGCCTGCCCGAGGGTGGAGCCGAGCGCCGACCCGATCTGCACGATGGGCCCCTCGCGTCCCGCGGAACCGCCGGAGCCGATGCAGATGGAGGAGGCCAATGCTTTGACCGCCACCACCCGCGGTCGGATGCGCCCGCCGCGCAGGCTCACCGCCTCCATCACCTCGGGCACGCCGTGCCCCTTCGCCTCGCGCGCCAGGTAGTAGGTCAGCAGCCCGACGAAGACCCCGCCCGCCGCCGGCAGCACCACCACCTTGTACCGCCCCAGCACCGGCTCAACGACGCTCCCCAAGCCGCCGAAGAACAGCGCGTTGATGGCCGCGATCAGCCACCGGAACCCGACCGCACCCAGGCCCGCGCCCATGCCCACCACCAACGCAAGCGCAATCGGCCCCGTGGTCGCGGATTCGTGGAAGAACCGCACCGCCCGCAGGTGCGCCGGTTCGCGCCGGGATGTGGAGGTTGGGGTGTCCATCGGTCACCCACTAGGATACATCAGAATCGGTTCGCGATCAAATGCGGCGATGCGTGGAGTGCGACTGCGAAAACTTGGGATCACCCTGGGCGCGGAGGTAGGGGCAAGGCATGCCTTGCCCCTACGGCTGGTTTCGCGCGATTGAAATCGCGCGCCCAAGGAATCCTTCGAAACGTGGTTGACGGAGCACTACTGCTCGGTCAATCTTCATTTGATGGATACGGCATACCCCGTAGGGCAGGAGCTTGCCTCCTCCCCCGGAGCGCGGGAAACGGGCAGAAGACGAGCTGCTGCCCTACGAGAAGAGCCCTCATTACAGTATTGACGGAGCACTACCCTCGATCGCAATGAGACTGCCGCGGGCTGGTGCAGGGGCGCCCCGGAGCGCATGCGAACAGCAACCGGCGACGGTCGTGTCATTCAGAGCCCCGACCTGTCGGGGCGAAGAATCTCGCTCCCGGCATGCGCAGCGGCGAAGGAACAACCGTCTTGCGCGACCATTACGACCCGTTTCTTCGTGAGATTACCCCGCCCTGCGGAGTCGGGTGCTCGGAATGACTCCGCACGGTCCTCATGCGCGCCACCAGCAGCCACACCTCGATGTTGCCGCCGCTGCCGGTGTAGGGCGAACGCGCCTCGCCGATGATGGTGAGCTCCGCCGGGCAAGCCGCGCGCGCTGCCGCCAGCGCCTCCGGCACCAGCTCCGCCGGCAGCACGCCGCGTAACCCCTCTCCCTTTGAGGGAGAGGGCGGCGCCGACTGGTCGGGGCCGGGTGAGGGTAGGTCGGCGTGACCAATTACCCTCTCCTTGATCCTCTCCCTAGAAGGGAGAGGAGTTGAATGCGCGCCTATCCCCAGTTCGTACTGCGGCTTCACCAGCGACAGCGCCCAGCCGCCCGGATTGAGCAGCCGCGCGATCGCCGGCAGCGCCCGCGCCTGCCGGGTCCACCCCAGGTCGCTGACGACGAGCTCGAGCGGCTCGGGGCAATCCCAGTGCAGGACATTGGTCCTCTCGTGCACCACCACGCGCGGATCGTTGCGTAGCTTCCATTCCAGCACGCCGTAGCCGGTATCAACCGCGTGGACTCGCGCCGCCCCGCCTTGCAGCAGACAATCCGTGAACCCGCCGACGTGGCATCCCAGATCGGCGGCAACCAGCCCGCGAACCTCCCGGCCGAAGTGGTCGAGCGCAAAACGCAGCTTCAGCCCCCCCTTGCCAACGTAAGGGCAGTCCTGGGGGCGATTGGATCTTGAACGTTTCATGGCAACCATTATCCGCAGATTACACGGATTTCGCAGATCGGGATAGCGCACATGAAGCTGAAGTTCACGGGCGAGGGCGCCCATGCTCCCACATATCGTCGCCCAGCCGCGGCGGGGCCACGCCGACCGGGCACGCGCGCAGGCACTCTTCGCAGCCGATCCATCCCATCGGCGAGATCTGGCGCGTGCCGCGGCACTTCTCGCGGTCAATGCCGTTCTCGGACAGCGCACCCTTCGGGCAAACCTGCAGGCAGCGGCTGCACTCACTGCACGGCGAATACTCGATCGGCGAGTCGGGGGCAAGCGGAGCATCGGTCGCCACGGCGCCGAGCCAAATCCAAGGCCCCCAGTCGCGATGAATGAGCAGTTGGCTCTTCCCGAACGCGCCCAGCCCAGCAAGCGCGCCAGCCTTCTTGAAGGAGACATCGTGACGGG belongs to Armatimonadota bacterium and includes:
- a CDS encoding 4Fe-4S dicluster domain-containing protein yields the protein AEELGDLGRQFGPVQSVIVLAQHIVDPIQLVRFHASGAYEDSRIAASVSNALLRDACWRVVATVRRAGYHAAILRNQRYGVDEPRHDVSFKKAGALAGLGAFGKSQLLIHRDWGPWIWLGAVATDAPLAPDSPIEYSPCSECSRCLQVCPKGALSENGIDREKCRGTRQISPMGWIGCEECLRACPVGVAPPRLGDDMWEHGRPRP
- a CDS encoding SAM-dependent methyltransferase; translation: MKRSRSNRPQDCPYVGKGGLKLRFALDHFGREVRGLVAADLGCHVGGFTDCLLQGGAARVHAVDTGYGVLEWKLRNDPRVVVHERTNVLHWDCPEPLELVVSDLGWTRQARALPAIARLLNPGGWALSLVKPQYELGIGAHSTPLPSRERIKERVIGHADLPSPGPDQSAPPSPSKGEGLRGVLPAELVPEALAAARAACPAELTIIGEARSPYTGSGGNIEVWLLVARMRTVRSHSEHPTPQGGVISRRNGS